From Lolium perenne isolate Kyuss_39 chromosome 5, Kyuss_2.0, whole genome shotgun sequence, a single genomic window includes:
- the LOC127302922 gene encoding probable purine permease 5 isoform X3, with amino-acid sequence MARRPAEDMEKHGGDGGGNGLRHHAIRIPLTAPAPAMEEEWEEPNVSLRQKASKIISASTAAYRSKPGSFWALLVLSAGAMLTAFPASSLLSRLYYNGGGQSKWILSWSAVAGWPIPALLLLPCYLLLDGASPTWPPPPRLCLWYALLGLLSAADNLMYAWAYAYLPASTASLVAASSLAFSAVFGRLIVKAKNRMGLSTVNAIVVITAGVVIVALDSGSDRYPGVTSKQYALGFVLDVAGSALHGLIFALSELAFVTHLAAAAGNNDGGASSSRFHVVLEQQVAVSLSAFAFTSAGLAAFGEGFGALRWEAAVFSAGGGGKAGYAMVLGWSAATFQLGVLGATGVVYLGSTVLAGVLNAVRVPVTSVAAVIWFHDPMSGFKILSLVITVWGFGSYVVGHSGGAKKTSRDRSRSGSQTMS; translated from the exons ATGGCCCGGCGGCCGGCAGAGGACATGGAGAagcacggcggcgacggcggcggcaatGGGCTCCGGCACCACGCCATCCGAATCCCGCTCACAGCTCCAGCCCCAG CGATGGAAGAGGAATGGGAGGAGCCCAACGTCTCACTGCGCCAGAAAGCATCGAAGATCATATCCGCCTCCACGGCGGCGTACCGCAGCAAGCCCGGATCCTTCTGGGCGCTCCTCGTCCTCAGCGCCGGCGCGATGCTCACCGCGTTCCCGGCGTCGAGTCTGCTGTCGCGGCTGTACTACAACGGCGGCGGGCAGAGCAAGTGGATCCTGTCGTGGTCCGCCGTCGCCGGCTGGCCCATCCCGGCGCTGCTCCTGCTTCCCTGCTACCTCCTCCTCGACGGGGCgtcgccgacgtggccgccgccgcccaggCTGTGCCTCTGGTACGCGCTGCTCGGCCTCCTCAGCGCAGCCGACAACCTCATGTACGCCTGGGCCTACGCGTACCTGCCGGCCTCCACCGCCTCCTTGGTCGCCGCATCGTCCCTCGCCTTCTCGGCGGTGTTTGGACGCCTGATCGTGAAGGCGAAGAACAGGATGGGGCTCTCGACGGTGAACGCCATCGTCGTGATCACCGCCGGCGTGGTGATCGTGGCGCTGGACTCGGGCTCCGACAGGTACCCGGGCGTGACCAGCAAGCAGTACGCGCTGGGCTTCGTGCTGGACGTGGCCGGCTCCGCACTCCACGGCCTCATCTTCGCGCTCTCGGAGCTCGCCTTCGTCACGCACCTCGCTGCTGCCGCTGGCAATAATGATGGCGGCGCTTCGTCGTCCCGGTTCCACGTGGTTCTGGAGCAGCAGGTGGCGGTGTCTCTGTCCGCGTTCGCGTTCACGTCGGCCGGGCTCGCTGCCTTCGGGGAGGGATTCGGAGCGTTGCGGTGGGAGGCGGCGGTGTTCAGCGCCGGAGGGGGAGGCAAGGCAGGGTACGCGATGGTGTTGGGGTGGTCGGCGGCGACATTCCAGCTGGGAGTGCTGGGGGCGACGGGAGTTGTGTACCTTGGGTCGACGGTGCTGGCGGGCGTGCTGAACGCGGTGAGGGTGCCGGTGACGAGCGTGGCGGCGGTGATCTGGTTCCATGACCCGATGAGCGGGTTCAAGATCCTGTCTCTGGTCATCACGGTGTGGGGGTTCGGGTCCTACGTCGTTGGCCACTCCGGCGGCGCCAAGAAAACGTCCAGAGATCGATCTCGAAGCGGGAGCCAAACCATGAgctga
- the LOC127302922 gene encoding probable purine permease 5 isoform X2, with product MARRPAEDMEKHGGDGGGNGLRHHAIRIPLTAPAPVAAMEEEWEEPNVSLRQKASKIISASTAAYRSKPGSFWALLVLSAGAMLTAFPASSLLSRLYYNGGGQSKWILSWSAVAGWPIPALLLLPCYLLLDGASPTWPPPPRLCLWYALLGLLSAADNLMYAWAYAYLPASTASLVAASSLAFSAVFGRLIVKAKNRMGLSTVNAIVVITAGVVIVALDSGSDRYPGVTSKQYALGFVLDVAGSALHGLIFALSELAFVTHLAAAAGNNDGGASSSRFHVVLEQQVAVSLSAFAFTSAGLAAFGEGFGALRWEAAVFSAGGGGKAGYAMVLGWSAATFQLGVLGATGVVYLGSTVLAGVLNAVRVPVTSVAAVIWFHDPMSGFKILSLVITVWGFGSYVVGHSGGAKKTSRDRSRSGSQTMS from the exons ATGGCCCGGCGGCCGGCAGAGGACATGGAGAagcacggcggcgacggcggcggcaatGGGCTCCGGCACCACGCCATCCGAATCCCGCTCACAGCTCCAGCCCCAG TTGCAGCGATGGAAGAGGAATGGGAGGAGCCCAACGTCTCACTGCGCCAGAAAGCATCGAAGATCATATCCGCCTCCACGGCGGCGTACCGCAGCAAGCCCGGATCCTTCTGGGCGCTCCTCGTCCTCAGCGCCGGCGCGATGCTCACCGCGTTCCCGGCGTCGAGTCTGCTGTCGCGGCTGTACTACAACGGCGGCGGGCAGAGCAAGTGGATCCTGTCGTGGTCCGCCGTCGCCGGCTGGCCCATCCCGGCGCTGCTCCTGCTTCCCTGCTACCTCCTCCTCGACGGGGCgtcgccgacgtggccgccgccgcccaggCTGTGCCTCTGGTACGCGCTGCTCGGCCTCCTCAGCGCAGCCGACAACCTCATGTACGCCTGGGCCTACGCGTACCTGCCGGCCTCCACCGCCTCCTTGGTCGCCGCATCGTCCCTCGCCTTCTCGGCGGTGTTTGGACGCCTGATCGTGAAGGCGAAGAACAGGATGGGGCTCTCGACGGTGAACGCCATCGTCGTGATCACCGCCGGCGTGGTGATCGTGGCGCTGGACTCGGGCTCCGACAGGTACCCGGGCGTGACCAGCAAGCAGTACGCGCTGGGCTTCGTGCTGGACGTGGCCGGCTCCGCACTCCACGGCCTCATCTTCGCGCTCTCGGAGCTCGCCTTCGTCACGCACCTCGCTGCTGCCGCTGGCAATAATGATGGCGGCGCTTCGTCGTCCCGGTTCCACGTGGTTCTGGAGCAGCAGGTGGCGGTGTCTCTGTCCGCGTTCGCGTTCACGTCGGCCGGGCTCGCTGCCTTCGGGGAGGGATTCGGAGCGTTGCGGTGGGAGGCGGCGGTGTTCAGCGCCGGAGGGGGAGGCAAGGCAGGGTACGCGATGGTGTTGGGGTGGTCGGCGGCGACATTCCAGCTGGGAGTGCTGGGGGCGACGGGAGTTGTGTACCTTGGGTCGACGGTGCTGGCGGGCGTGCTGAACGCGGTGAGGGTGCCGGTGACGAGCGTGGCGGCGGTGATCTGGTTCCATGACCCGATGAGCGGGTTCAAGATCCTGTCTCTGGTCATCACGGTGTGGGGGTTCGGGTCCTACGTCGTTGGCCACTCCGGCGGCGCCAAGAAAACGTCCAGAGATCGATCTCGAAGCGGGAGCCAAACCATGAgctga
- the LOC127302922 gene encoding probable purine permease 5 isoform X1 gives MARRPAEDMEKHGGDGGGNGLRHHAIRIPLTAPAPEVAAMEEEWEEPNVSLRQKASKIISASTAAYRSKPGSFWALLVLSAGAMLTAFPASSLLSRLYYNGGGQSKWILSWSAVAGWPIPALLLLPCYLLLDGASPTWPPPPRLCLWYALLGLLSAADNLMYAWAYAYLPASTASLVAASSLAFSAVFGRLIVKAKNRMGLSTVNAIVVITAGVVIVALDSGSDRYPGVTSKQYALGFVLDVAGSALHGLIFALSELAFVTHLAAAAGNNDGGASSSRFHVVLEQQVAVSLSAFAFTSAGLAAFGEGFGALRWEAAVFSAGGGGKAGYAMVLGWSAATFQLGVLGATGVVYLGSTVLAGVLNAVRVPVTSVAAVIWFHDPMSGFKILSLVITVWGFGSYVVGHSGGAKKTSRDRSRSGSQTMS, from the exons ATGGCCCGGCGGCCGGCAGAGGACATGGAGAagcacggcggcgacggcggcggcaatGGGCTCCGGCACCACGCCATCCGAATCCCGCTCACAGCTCCAGCCCCAG AAGTTGCAGCGATGGAAGAGGAATGGGAGGAGCCCAACGTCTCACTGCGCCAGAAAGCATCGAAGATCATATCCGCCTCCACGGCGGCGTACCGCAGCAAGCCCGGATCCTTCTGGGCGCTCCTCGTCCTCAGCGCCGGCGCGATGCTCACCGCGTTCCCGGCGTCGAGTCTGCTGTCGCGGCTGTACTACAACGGCGGCGGGCAGAGCAAGTGGATCCTGTCGTGGTCCGCCGTCGCCGGCTGGCCCATCCCGGCGCTGCTCCTGCTTCCCTGCTACCTCCTCCTCGACGGGGCgtcgccgacgtggccgccgccgcccaggCTGTGCCTCTGGTACGCGCTGCTCGGCCTCCTCAGCGCAGCCGACAACCTCATGTACGCCTGGGCCTACGCGTACCTGCCGGCCTCCACCGCCTCCTTGGTCGCCGCATCGTCCCTCGCCTTCTCGGCGGTGTTTGGACGCCTGATCGTGAAGGCGAAGAACAGGATGGGGCTCTCGACGGTGAACGCCATCGTCGTGATCACCGCCGGCGTGGTGATCGTGGCGCTGGACTCGGGCTCCGACAGGTACCCGGGCGTGACCAGCAAGCAGTACGCGCTGGGCTTCGTGCTGGACGTGGCCGGCTCCGCACTCCACGGCCTCATCTTCGCGCTCTCGGAGCTCGCCTTCGTCACGCACCTCGCTGCTGCCGCTGGCAATAATGATGGCGGCGCTTCGTCGTCCCGGTTCCACGTGGTTCTGGAGCAGCAGGTGGCGGTGTCTCTGTCCGCGTTCGCGTTCACGTCGGCCGGGCTCGCTGCCTTCGGGGAGGGATTCGGAGCGTTGCGGTGGGAGGCGGCGGTGTTCAGCGCCGGAGGGGGAGGCAAGGCAGGGTACGCGATGGTGTTGGGGTGGTCGGCGGCGACATTCCAGCTGGGAGTGCTGGGGGCGACGGGAGTTGTGTACCTTGGGTCGACGGTGCTGGCGGGCGTGCTGAACGCGGTGAGGGTGCCGGTGACGAGCGTGGCGGCGGTGATCTGGTTCCATGACCCGATGAGCGGGTTCAAGATCCTGTCTCTGGTCATCACGGTGTGGGGGTTCGGGTCCTACGTCGTTGGCCACTCCGGCGGCGCCAAGAAAACGTCCAGAGATCGATCTCGAAGCGGGAGCCAAACCATGAgctga
- the LOC127304403 gene encoding uncharacterized protein: MSPTRTTAGNGEDSGSTRSSAAQWSDIPDDLLDNIRLRLDTWRDHASLASVCMQWHAALLRTAPPVIPLLLLSPQSRSSRTMRRCIRGPAYCYVIPITDKAINKCLVGSHDDGWVAAFDFKKHELTVMNLCSGAEVGACGGRLESPISHVVFSDRPTSISGCILATITNGSRSIAMCKVGCRQGWTLHDWKNKMFTHIAFCNGDLYGLTYPDEELIKFKIGMEEDGSPMFESTHQLAIESPHRPTTEDDPNEYECYILELNGKLSMATRDRWLSKHEPFFKIFELVDADDAGDALPHKWMEVTSFGNYALFLGPTRSKAVPVPVGAERHGFERNHIYYSKATRSGETILPGDEVYSWRCDNNRLMYCREDQSIGDGLERTGYFIAGWGNAAMWIHPPDLYPKELVTLNMPGDMIPATCCYSFD, translated from the coding sequence ATGTCGCCGACGCGGACGACCGCCGGCAACGGAGAAGACAGCGGCAGCACCAGATCGTCGGCGGCGCAGTGGTCCGACATCCCCGACGATCTCCTGGACAACATCCGCCTCAGGCTCGACACGTGGCGCGACCACGCCAGCCTCGCATCCGTCTGCATGCAGTGGCACGCTGCCCTGCTGCGGACGGCGCCGCCCGTCATCCCGCTGCTGCTCCTGTCCCCGCAGAGCCGGTCCAGCAGGACAATGCGCCGGTGTATCCGCGGCCCGGCCTATTGCTATGTCATCCCCATCACGGACAAGGCGATCAACAAGTGTCTCGTCGGCTCGCACGACGACGGTTGGGTCGCCGCGTTCGACTTTAAGAAACACGAGCTCACGGTCATGAATCTTTGCTCCGGTGCCGAGGTGGGGGCATGCGGCGGTCGATTGGAGAGTCCTATCTCTCATGTCGTTTTCTCGGACCGCCCCACCTCTATTAGCGGATGCATCCTCGCCACCATTACCAACGGGTCGCGCAGCATTGCCATGTGCAAGGTTGGTTGTCGCCAAGGGTGGACCTTACATGACTGGAAGAACAAGATGTTCACACACATCGCCTTCTGCAACGGTGATCTCTACGGGCTTACATACCCCGACGAGGAGTTGATCAAGTTTAAGATCGGCATGGAGGAAGACGGCTCGCCCATGTTCGAATCAACTCACCAGCTGGCCATCGAAAGTCCCCACCGTCCCACCACGGAGGACGATCCGAACGAGTACGAGTGCTATATCCTCGAGCTAAATGGTAAACTATCCATGGCGACAAGGGACCGGTGGTTGTCCAAGCATGAGCCCTTCTTCAAGATTTTCGAGCTTGTTGACGCCGATGATGCCGGCGATGCTCTCCCACACAAGTGGATGGAAGTGACGAGTTTTGGTAACTATGCCTTGTTCTTGGGGCCGACGAGGTCTAAGGCTGTTCCCGTGCCAGTGGGGGCTGAGCGCCACGGTTTCGAGAGAAACCATATATACTACTCTAAAGCTACTCGCTCCGGAGAAACCATCTTGCCTGGCGACGAAGTGTACTCATGGAGATGTGACAACAACCGCCTTATGTATTGTAGAGAAGATCAAAGTATCGGCGATGGCCTAGAGAGGACAGGATACTTCATAGCTGGCTGGGGAAATGCTGCTATGTGGATACACCCTCCGGACTTGTATCCAAAGGAACTAGTCACACTCAACATGCCGGGAGACATGATACCAGCTACTTGTTGCTATAGCTTCGATTGA